The segment AGCCGTATATGCCGGTAAAGAAGTAGTGCAGGTGTATGTTGAAGCGCCGCAAGGACAGCTGGGTCAACCGGCCAAAGCGCTGGCAGCCTTCGCTAAGACCAAGCTGCTGGAGCCTGGTGAGTCTCAGCGCATTACTGTAAGCTTCCCGCTCCATTCCATGGCTTCCTATGATGACGCCGGAGTGACCGGGCACGCTTCCGCTTATGTGCTGGAAGCCGGAACGTACCGCTTCTATGCAGGAACCAGCGTCAAAGCGGTATCAGCAGTACTTCTGGATGGACAAGAAGGCTATGTGCTGGATGAGCTTAAGGTCGTGGAACAGCTGCAAGAGGCTATGGCGCCTACCGAGAGCTTCATGCGGATGAAGCCGGGTGCCCGCAAGGCAGACGGTTCGTATGAGCTGGTCTCCTCCGAGGTGCCAACGCGCAAGGTGGATCTGGCGGAGCGGATTGAACGCAATCTGCCGCAACAGCTTCCGCAGACTGGCAATCAGGGATATACCCTGAGAGATGTCCATGACGGAAAAGTTAGCATGAGCACCTTCATTGCCCAGCTAAGCGACCAGGATCTGGCGGCGATTGTCCGGGGCGAAGGAATGAGCAGCCCGCTGGTCACTCCAGGTACGGCATCGGCGTTCGGGGGCGTGAGCGACAGTCTGTTCAGCTACGGCATTCCGGTTGCAGCTACAGCGGACGGCCCTTCCGGCATCCGTATGGACAGTGGTGCTAAGGCAACACAGGTATCGATTGGAACCCTGCTGGCCGCTACATGGAATGCGGAGCTGGTGGAAGAACTGTATGTTATGGAAGGCCAGGAATTATTGCGCAACCAGGTGGATGCGCTGCTGGGACCGGGGCTGAATATCCGGCGCAGCCCGCTCAACGGGCGTAACTTCGAATATTTCTCCGAAGATCCGCTGATCTCGGGGATCTTCGCTGCCGCATGCACACGCGGAATTATGAAGGGCGGCTCTAATGCGACGCTGAAGCATTTTGCCTGCAACAACCAGGAGAAGCACCGCAGTAAGGTCGATGCTGTAGTATCGGAACGCGCGCTTCGTGAGATCTACCTGAAGGGCTTCGAAATCGCAGTCAAGCAGGGCGGAGCCAATTCGATCATGACCTCCTACAATCCGGTGAACGGGCATTGGGCGGCTTCGAATTATGACCTCAACACTACGCTGCTTCGCGGCGAATGGGGCTTCCAGGGCATCGTCATGACCGACTGGTGGGCGATCATGAACGATGTGGTGAACGGAGGACCGGCAGACCGTAAGAATACGAACTGGATGGTCCGCGCCGAGAATGATCTGTACATGGTTGTTAGTAACTATGGGGCAGAGGTTAATGCTTACGATGACAATACAATCGCATCACTGGAGAACGGCACGCTTACCCGCGGGGAGCTTCAGCGCTCAGCGATCAACATCTGTGAGTTCATCATGAAGGCGCCGGTATTCTCCAGAAAGCACGAGATTATTGAAGCGGTCGATACGTTCAAGGCTGATCCGGCTATCGGGGCTGAGCAGATGCAGGTGCTGAGCGAGAACGCACAGGTAACGCCTGCTGTGTCCGGGCCGACCTACATTCAGGCTGACGAGGCGGGCCAGTACCGCATTATTGTCAGCATCATGTCTCCTGAGCCTGAGCTTGCGCAGAGCGCCTGCAACCTGACCCTGAATGGACAAGCGGTAACCACCATTCAGACGAACGGAACGGAGGGCCGGTGGATCAGACAGAAGCTGGTCAAGGTTGAACTGGAAGCCGGACGGTATGAGCTGAAGCTGGACTTCGTCAAGCCCGGCCTGCAGATTGAATGGATTGAATTCAAGCGGGTATAGCATCAGATCATTGATAGCATGAGCAGCAAGGCACCCTCCGGGGTGTCTTTTTTTGCAAATATTGAATTTACATGATCCGCCTGATTCCGCATACCCGCACGGCCGCCGAATAAAATAGAGATAAAACGGCTACTATGAAGGGATGGCAGGAACGTATGCAAATACATGTAGTGCAGCCGGGCCAGACGCTGTATGGTATTTCACAGGCCTACGGAGTAAGCACTGATACTATAACTGAGGCGAATCAGCTCTCTGCGCCGGGAAGCCTGGTGGCAGGGCAGGCGCTGGTAATCCCGATTGCCGGGCAGTATTATTGGGTGCAGCCGGGCGACAGCTACTACAGCATCGCCAAGCGGTTCGGCCTGAAGGCAAGCGAGCTGGCGGAGGTGAACGGGCTGACGCTGAATCAGCCGCTGCAGGTCGGACTCCGTATGTACATTCCCCCTGGACCCAGGCGGCAGGCGGAAGTGAACGCGTATGTGGAGCCAAGGGGGGAGAGTGTCTCCCAGCCGCTGCAGAATGCTGCCCGTGAGGCTGCTCCTGAGCTGACGTATCTCGCACCGTTCAGCTTCCGGATCAAGCGGGACGGAACGCTGGTCCCGCCGCCCCTGGACGGCCTCGCCTCCATTGCCGCGAAGCATCAGGTGACGCTGATGATGGTCGTGACGAATCTGGAGGATGCCCAGTTCAGCTCTGAGCTCGGGCGCATTATTCTGAATGATCAGGAGGTTCAGGATCGGCTGCTTGAGAACATCATCGCGGAAGCGAAGCGGCTGAACTTCCGGGATATCCACTTTGATCTGGAGTTTCTCCGGCCGGAGGACCGTGAAGCGTACAATACTTTTCTGCGGAAAGCGGCAGAGGTCATTCATAAGGAGGGCTTCCTGCTGTCCACCGCCCTTGCCCCCAAGACCAGCGCGTCACAGGTTGGGGCCTGGTATACGGCGCATGACTATAAGGTCCACGGCGAGGTGGCCGACTTCGTCATTATTATGACGTATGAATGGGGCTATAGCGGGGGGCCGGCGATGCCTGTCTCGCCCATCGGGCCTGTCCGTCAGGTACTGACTTATGCAGCAAGTGAGATGCCCGCAGGTAAAATCATGATGGGCCAGAATCTGTACGGCTATGATTGGACGCTGCCTTTTGTAGCAGGGGGGCAATATGCCAAAGCGCTCAGTCCGCAGGCGGCCATTGATCTGGCGAGGAACAGGAATGAAGCCATTCTGTATGACTATAGGGCCCAGGCGCCGCATTTCAATTACACCGATGACGAAGGGCGGCAGCATACGGTATGGTTCGAGGATGCCCGCTCCATTCAGGCCA is part of the Paenibacillus sp. FSL M7-0420 genome and harbors:
- a CDS encoding glycoside hydrolase family 3 C-terminal domain-containing protein, which encodes MGNEHTGGNQLSTQNIGVPLEGFAEFSRTVAAEGAVLLKNEGQVLPLGDGESVAVFGRIQVNYYRSGTGSGGSVHVAYTTNLLDGLRSKKNISVNEELAAAYEAWIGLNPFDDGGKVWAAEPWNQKEMPLTDELVKQARSQSAKAVVVIGRTAGEDQDNADTAGSYRLTEDEKAMLVSVTAHFEQTIVVLNVSNIMDMSWVNDAAYVNPISAVIYSWHGGMEGGHAIADVLAGEVTPSGKLTDTIAYSIEDYPSTRNYGNEFKNLYEEDIYVGYRYFETFCPDKVQYEFGYGISYTTFKLEPEEAKLVNQAGEPQIEIGVTVTNTGAVYAGKEVVQVYVEAPQGQLGQPAKALAAFAKTKLLEPGESQRITVSFPLHSMASYDDAGVTGHASAYVLEAGTYRFYAGTSVKAVSAVLLDGQEGYVLDELKVVEQLQEAMAPTESFMRMKPGARKADGSYELVSSEVPTRKVDLAERIERNLPQQLPQTGNQGYTLRDVHDGKVSMSTFIAQLSDQDLAAIVRGEGMSSPLVTPGTASAFGGVSDSLFSYGIPVAATADGPSGIRMDSGAKATQVSIGTLLAATWNAELVEELYVMEGQELLRNQVDALLGPGLNIRRSPLNGRNFEYFSEDPLISGIFAAACTRGIMKGGSNATLKHFACNNQEKHRSKVDAVVSERALREIYLKGFEIAVKQGGANSIMTSYNPVNGHWAASNYDLNTTLLRGEWGFQGIVMTDWWAIMNDVVNGGPADRKNTNWMVRAENDLYMVVSNYGAEVNAYDDNTIASLENGTLTRGELQRSAINICEFIMKAPVFSRKHEIIEAVDTFKADPAIGAEQMQVLSENAQVTPAVSGPTYIQADEAGQYRIIVSIMSPEPELAQSACNLTLNGQAVTTIQTNGTEGRWIRQKLVKVELEAGRYELKLDFVKPGLQIEWIEFKRV
- a CDS encoding glycoside hydrolase family 18 protein; the protein is MQIHVVQPGQTLYGISQAYGVSTDTITEANQLSAPGSLVAGQALVIPIAGQYYWVQPGDSYYSIAKRFGLKASELAEVNGLTLNQPLQVGLRMYIPPGPRRQAEVNAYVEPRGESVSQPLQNAAREAAPELTYLAPFSFRIKRDGTLVPPPLDGLASIAAKHQVTLMMVVTNLEDAQFSSELGRIILNDQEVQDRLLENIIAEAKRLNFRDIHFDLEFLRPEDREAYNTFLRKAAEVIHKEGFLLSTALAPKTSASQVGAWYTAHDYKVHGEVADFVIIMTYEWGYSGGPAMPVSPIGPVRQVLTYAASEMPAGKIMMGQNLYGYDWTLPFVAGGQYAKALSPQAAIDLARNRNEAILYDYRAQAPHFNYTDDEGRQHTVWFEDARSIQAKFDLIKELGLRGISYWKLGLPFPQNWLLLEDNFKVVKK